From Sphingomonas sp.:
CGTGCGTTGGGCCTCTCGGACGCGCAGGCGCGTTCCAGCATTCGTATCGGCTTCGGCCGGAGGACCACCGAGGAGGAATTGATGACCGCACTCGACCGCATTTGCGCCGCTGCCGACGCCCAGCGAGTGGCAGCATGATCCGGGTGCGGTTCGAGGCGGCGAGCGGTGCGGTCCAGGAAGTGGAGGCGCAGCCGGGCGCGCGGCTGCTGGAAGTCGCGCAGAATGCCGGTCAGCCGCTGGAAGGAACGTGCGAGGGGCAGATGGCGTGCTCCACGTGCCATGTCATCGTCTCGGCGGCTGATTTCGAACGGCTGCCGCCGGCGAGCGAAGCCGAGGAGGACATGCTGGATCTGGCGATGGGTGCAGTGCGGACCAGCCGGCTCGCCTGTCAGATCCTGCTCACCGACGCGCTGAACGGGCTGACCGTGCGCATGCCGAGCGCGCATCGGGACATGCAGGGGCGGTGACGCCTACCAGGCGCAGCGAGGATCGCGGTCGTTTAGCTTGGCGAGCAGCATCGCCATGTCCTGCGGCAGGCCGAGATCCCGCGCATAGGCGTTGGCGATCGCCCGTCCGATCCCGTCGCACGCACGCGGCGGCTCGATGCGACAGGGGGTCGCCGAATCTGCCGTCT
This genomic window contains:
- a CDS encoding 2Fe-2S iron-sulfur cluster-binding protein, encoding MIRVRFEAASGAVQEVEAQPGARLLEVAQNAGQPLEGTCEGQMACSTCHVIVSAADFERLPPASEAEEDMLDLAMGAVRTSRLACQILLTDALNGLTVRMPSAHRDMQGR